Proteins from a genomic interval of Indicator indicator isolate 239-I01 chromosome 1, UM_Iind_1.1, whole genome shotgun sequence:
- the PCF11 gene encoding pre-mRNA cleavage complex 2 protein Pcf11 isoform X4, translating to MSTPESSAGSSEAREDACRDYQSSLEDLTFNSKPHINMLTILAEENVPFAKDIVSLIEAQIAKVDENTRKSLFKLRSTWDDIFPLKKLYALDVRVNSLDPAWPIKPLPPNVNTSSIHVNPKFLNKSPEESAAPTSAVTSGASTPPAVPEIQKNLTQEQLIRQQLLAKQKQLLELQQKKLELELEQTKAQLAVSLSVQQGSSSVASVPAPSKQHMSPTPHMTVKPPHQTTVQSEKNKPSPSPPLHDTKIVNRDPRLNRVAQHSSHAKDQSHRKEFPPSMTSQSDTKANKTTQAEKQNSTKQEKLKASEKTQKKEIDQSEAKSKSPSPLKNKIPSTKDTKSQECESTKVSEISKRDPRLKRHLQDKSEGKEDEVKEKRRSTEKKEKEEHKTGEHRPAGSRNKVVNGAVQKQDTTTEESEKQGGKQGRSSSRKRSRSRSPKARSPSTHSPKRRERRSPKRRLRSLSPTSSTPKVGKIRQIGTKQSHVEESTQAARDERNSNKRNTKQEVRDPRRVKKAQEDRPQETASQHSTKASPDPKENAENWQGSKSGKRWKSGWEENKNSQQNEEHQALGKTPHQRHRENWPASKGILSARAPKQQHRLSVDANLQIPKELTSASKRELLKKANERLTSGEITQDEFLMVAHQIRQLFQYQEGKHRCSVWDSPTEEKCGLKKKPLLSDAELTYYEHKAKLKRTQVQHSLSRLDLLDPDDLLDYHIPDALLSGIECDQAKAKRGVQFDRKEPFGERSRRHSPVSGTNRSFPDNLSPLESRRRIEEQSATKGARGSKNFDPYDNWGESDEFRDALRQQGKSTTEFQKIDGDAICRFDNREDRQLLGQAGVREEPRSPFSERFKRARFEDPEKAPFPESPGSRFGGIEAKQRITALMEDRPLFDGSPRPAAARVGVDGQGSPFVDGPAAGSSSRIDGPPGQAAMRFEGPLVGAGASQFDGPHAGAGGAGALRFDGPPGQLAGALRFEGPPGQVGGGGPLRFEGPLGQIGGPLRFEGPAGQPVGGPRFEGPGVGLRFEGPRGQPSGGLRFEGPHGQPMGPRGQPGGGLRFEGPHGQPLGPHGQPGGGLRFEGPHLQPLGPHGQPGGGLRFEGPHGQPMGPHGPSGGGLRFEGPHGPSGLRLEGPHGQPGVGPRLIDGPVHQGAGGLRFDGPLGRAGPRFDGCHAAGFDGQPGQLSLLQRFDGIHGQPGPRFERVPGQQAQPRFDTPIPQRFDGPHQSASRFDLPLGLQGARFENVANHPASRLEMSPYGQGGPFVDHPGQGYNGPSHGMQFQRPDLFDGSPGPNFNGPAGPGAQNFPLRAAGHYFDEKGLQGPQYGNFNNMPMGSNQVSLMSAQPGSYSQGQQYLPNPGSFVQNPTGALPHSYPDNHLGQLDVNELFAKLLSTGILKLSKTDSTSAQVNETSTQPAAEEEEDDQNEDQNVPDLTNFIVEELRQRYDSVINRLYTGIQCYSCGMRFTTSQTDVYADHLDWHYRQNRTEKDVSRKITHRRWYYSLTDWIEFEEIADLEERAKSQFFEKAHEEVVLKTQEAAKEKEFQSVPAGPAGAVESCEICQEQFEQYWDEEEEEWHLKNAIRVDEKIYHPSCYEDYQNTSSFDCTPSPSKTPVENPLNIMLNIVKQETEESCDSPKVKEEPDDTPPACAEESTPASTDIKTEPVESV from the exons gTGGATGAAAATACTAGGAAAAGTTTATTTAAATTACGCTCCACATGGGAtgatatttttcctttgaagaaaCTGTATGCACTTGATGTCAGAGTCAACTCATTAGATCCTGCTTGGCCAATTAAACCTCTGCCCCCAAATGTGAATACTTCTAGCATCCATGTGAATCCTAAGTTTTTAAATAAATCG cCAGAGGAATCTGCTGCACCTACCTCTGCTGTCACTTCTGGTGCCTCTACTCCTCCAGCTGTTCCTGAAATACAAAAGAATTTGACACAGGAGCAACTCATAAGGCAGCAATTgcttgcaaagcaaaagcagttgTTAGAActtcaacaaaaaaaattagagctggagctggaacaGACTAAAGCACAGTTG gctGTATCTCTTAGTGTTCAGCAAGGATCATCTAGTGTAGCTTCAGTTCCAGCACCTTCCAAGCAACACATGTCTCCCACTCCTCATATGACAGTTAAACCACCTCATCAAACTACTGTgcaatctgaaaaaaataagcCATCCCCAAGTCCTCCACTTCATGATACAAAAATAGTAAATAGGGATCCTCGACTTAACAGGGTGGCTCAACATTCTTCCCATGCTAAAGATCAGTCTCATAGGAAAGAATTTCCACCAAGCATGACCAGTCAGTCTGATACCAAGGCTAACAAAACAACAcaggctgaaaaacaaaactcaacaaagcaagaaaaactgaaagcaagtgaaaaaacacagaagaaagaaattgacCAGTCAGAAGCAAAATCTAAATCACCCTCCCCTTTGAAAAATAAGATACCCAGTACTAAAGATACTAAAAGCCAAGAATGTGAAAGCACTAAAGTATCTGAAATTAGTAAGCGGGATCCAAGACTGAAGAGACATCTTCAAGATAAGTCAGAGGGCAAAGAGGATGaggtgaaagaaaagaggagaagtacagagaaaaaagaaaaagaggaacatAAGACAGGTGAACATagaccagcaggcagcagaaataAAGTAGTTAATGGTGCTGTTCAGAAACAAGACACGACTACAGAGGAGTCAGAAAAACAGGGTGGAAAACAAGGGAGATCAAGTAGTAGGAAACGGTCACGATCACGCTCTCCTAAAGCACGGTCACCATCCACACATTCTCCAAAAAGACGAGAGAGGAGATCACCCAAAAGACGACTTAGGAGTTTATCTCCCACTTCATCAACTCCTAAAGTTGGAAAGATACGACAGATAGGCACTAAGCAGTCTCACGTTGAAGAAAGCACACAGGCAGCAAGAGATGAAAGAAATTCTAATAAGAGAAATACTAAACAAGAGGTGCGAGATCCGAGGAGAGTGAAAAAAGCCCAAGAAGACAGGCCTCAAGAAACCGCAAGCCAGCATTCTACAAAAGCTTCTCCTGATCCAAAGGAGAATGCAGAAAACTGGCAAGGATCCAAATCAGGCAAGAGGTGGAAATCTGgttgggaagaaaataaaaa CTCACAGCAGAATGAGGAACACCAGGCACTTGGTAAGACCCCTCACCAAAGACACCGGGAAAACTGGCCTGCTAGTAAAGGAATTTTATCAGCCCGagcaccaaagcagcagcaccggTTAAGTGTGGATGCCAATCTACAGATTCCCAAAGAACTGACATCTGCAAGCAAGAGAGAATTACTTAAGAAG GCCAACGAACGCTTAACATCTGGTGAAATAACACAAGATGAGTTCCTCATGGTAGCTCATCAAATCCGACAGCTGTTCCAGTATCAGGAAGGAAAGCACCGATGTAGTGTCTGGGATAGCCCTACAGAGGAAAAATGTGGTTTGAAAAAGAAACCTCTTCTGTCAGATGCAGAATTAACATACTATGAACATAAAGCTAAACTGAAAAGAACACAAGTTCAGCATTCATTGTCAAGGCTTGATTTGCTGGATCCTGATGATCTTTTAGATTATCATATACCTGATGCATTGCTTTCTGGAATAGAATGTGATCAAGCAAAAGCCAAGCGTGGAGTGCAGTTTGACAGGAAAGAACCATTTGGAGAAAGGTCAAGGAGACACTCTCCTGTAAGTGGCACTAACAGATCATTTCCTGATAACCTCTCACCACTGGAGAGTCGACGAAGAATAGAGGAACAAAGTGCTACTAAAGGAGCAAGAGGTTCTAAGAACTTTGATCCTTACGACAACTGGGGAGAATCAGATGAGTTTAGAGATGCTCTCAGACAACAGGGGAAAAGCACAACAGAGTTCCAAAAAATTGATGGTGATGCAATCTGCAGATTTGATAATCGTGAAGACAGACAGCTTCTTGGGCAAGCTG GTGTTCGAGAGGAACCAAGATCACCTTTCAGTGAACGTTTCAAAAGAGCGAGGTTTGAAGATCCAGAGAAAGCACCGTTTCCAGAAAGTCCAGGATCAAGATTTGGAGGCattgaagcaaagcaaaggataACAGCACTAATGGAGGACAGACCTCTATTTGATGGCTCACCTAGACCGGctgctgcaagagttggggtaGATGGACAGGGAAGTCCTTTTGTTGATGGTCCTGCTGCTGGTTCAAGTTCCAGAATTGATGGGccacctggacaagctgctatGAGATTTGAGGGGCCTTTGGTGGGGGCAGGTGCATCTCAGTTTGATGGACCACatgcaggagcagggggagctgGAGCGCTAAGATTTGATGGGcccccagggcagctggcaggggccTTGAGGTTTGAAGGACCCCCCGGACAAGTTGGTGGAGGAGGTCCACTAAGGTTTGAGGGACCTCTTGGGCAGATAGGTGGGCCTTTGCGGTTTGAGGGGCCTGCAGGGCAGCCTGTAGGTGGTCCGAGATTTGAAGGACCTGGAGTTGGGCTCAGGTTTGAGGGTCCCCGTGGTCAGCCTTCAGGTGGTCTCAGGTTTGAGGGACCTCATGGTCAACCTATGGGGCCTCGAGGTCAACCAGGGGGTGGTCTCAGGTTTGAGGGACCCCATGGTCAGCCCTTGGGGCCTCATGGTCAACCAGGGGGTGGCCTCAGGTTTGAGGGACCACATTTACAGCCATTGGGGCCCCATGGTCAACCTGGAGGTGGCCTCAGATTTGAGGGCCCACATGGTCAGCCTATGGGGCCACATGGACCATCAGGTGGTGGGCTTAGGTTTGAGGGGCCACATGGACCATCAGGGCTCAGATTGGAAGGACCACATGGTCAGCCAGGTGTAGGTCCTAGGTTGATCGATGGACCAGTAcaccagggagctggtggactTAGATTTGATGGTCCTCTGGGTCGGGCTGGTCCCAGATTTGATGGTTGTCATGCAGCTGGGTTCGATGGTCAGCCTGGACAGCTGTCGCTCTTGCAAAGATTTGATGGAATtcatgggcagcctggcccaagATTTGAAAGGGTGCCTGGCCAACAGGCACAACCGCGATTTGATACACCCATACCTCAGAGATTTGATGGACCCCACCAGTCAGCCTCCAGATTTGACTTGCCCCTTGGCCTTCAAGGTGCACGTTTTGAAAATGTAGCTAACCACCCTGCCTCAAGACTAGAAATGTCACCATACGGACAAGGTGGTCCATTTGTTGACCATCCTGGACAGGGATACAATGGACCATCTCATGGGATGCAATTCCAGAGACCTGATCTGTTTGACGGGTCACCTGGACCAAATTTCAATGGGCCAGCTGGCCCAGGAGCACAGAATTTCCCGTTGAGAGCAGCTGGACATTACTTTGATGAAAAAGGTCTTCAAGGTCCTCAGTATGGAAACTTCAACAATATGCCAATGGGAAGTAACCAG GTTTCTCTCATGTCTGCTCAGCCAGGGTCTTACAGCCAAGGTCAACAGTATTTGCCAAATCCTGGAAGTTTCGTTCAGAACCCCACAG GAGCCCTTCCACATTCCTACCCTGATAACCACCTTGGACAGCTTGATGTCAATGAGTTATTTGCTAAACTGCTGTCAACAGGGATCCTCAAACTGTCAAAAACTGATTCTACTTCAGCAC AAGTGAATGAAACCTCaacccagccagctgctgaagaggaagaagatgacCAGAATGAAGATCAGAATGTTCCAGACCTCACTAACTTCATAGTTGAAGAACTTAGACA GCGTTATGATAGTGTTATAAATCGCCTGTACACGGGAATTCAGTGTTACTCATGTGGAATGAGATTCACCACATCGCAGACAGATGTTTATGCAGATCATTTAGATTGGCATTATCGTCAAAACCGGACGGAGAAAGATGTTAGCAGGAAAATTACCCACAGAAGATGGTACTACAGTTTAACG GACTGGATTGAATTTGAAGAAATAGCTGATCTAGAGGAGCGTGCAAAAAGCCAGTTCTTTGAAAAAGCCCATGAAGAGGTTGTGTTGAAGACACAAGAAGCTGCGAAAGAGAAGGAGTTTCAGAGTGTCCCTGCTGGACCAGCTGGAGCAGTTGAG AGCTGTGAAATTTGCCAAGAGCAATTTGAACAGTACTgggatgaggaagaggaagagtggCACCTGAAGAATGCAATCAGAGTAGATGAAAAG ATTTACCATCCATCTTGCTATGAAGATTACCAGAAT ACATCATCATTTGATTGCACACCATCTCCCAGCAAGACTCCTGTAGAAAATCCTCTAAACATAATGTTGAACATTGTTAAGCAGGAAACAGAAGAGTCCTGTGACTCACCTAAAGTCAAAGAAGAACCTGATGACACCCCTCCTGCCTGTGCAGAAGAGAGCACGCCTGCATCTACAGATATTAAAACAGAACCTGTTGAGTCTGTTTAA
- the PCF11 gene encoding pre-mRNA cleavage complex 2 protein Pcf11 isoform X2 — MSTPESSAGSSEAREDACRDYQSSLEDLTFNSKPHINMLTILAEENVPFAKDIVSLIEAQIAKAPASEKLPVMYLMDSIVKNVGREYLTAFTKNLVATFICVFEKVDENTRKSLFKLRSTWDDIFPLKKLYALDVRVNSLDPAWPIKPLPPNVNTSSIHVNPKFLNKSPEESAAPTSAVTSGASTPPAVPEIQKNLTQEQLIRQQLLAKQKQLLELQQKKLELELEQTKAQLAVSLSVQQGSSSVASVPAPSKQHMSPTPHMTVKPPHQTTVQSEKNKPSPSPPLHDTKIVNRDPRLNRVAQHSSHAKDQSHRKEFPPSMTSQSDTKANKTTQAEKQNSTKQEKLKASEKTQKKEIDQSEAKSKSPSPLKNKIPSTKDTKSQECESTKVSEISKRDPRLKRHLQDKSEGKEDEVKEKRRSTEKKEKEEHKTGEHRPAGSRNKVVNGAVQKQDTTTEESEKQGGKQGRSSSRKRSRSRSPKARSPSTHSPKRRERRSPKRRLRSLSPTSSTPKVGKIRQIGTKQSHVEESTQAARDERNSNKRNTKQEVRDPRRVKKAQEDRPQETASQHSTKASPDPKENAENWQGSKSGKRWKSGWEENKNSQQNEEHQALGKTPHQRHRENWPASKGILSARAPKQQHRLSVDANLQIPKELTSASKRELLKKANERLTSGEITQDEFLMVAHQIRQLFQYQEGKHRCSVWDSPTEEKCGLKKKPLLSDAELTYYEHKAKLKRTQVQHSLSRLDLLDPDDLLDYHIPDALLSGIECDQAKAKRGVQFDRKEPFGERSRRHSPVSGTNRSFPDNLSPLESRRRIEEQSATKGARGSKNFDPYDNWGESDEFRDALRQQGKSTTEFQKIDGDAICRFDNREDRQLLGQAGVREEPRSPFSERFKRARFEDPEKAPFPESPGSRFGGIEAKQRITALMEDRPLFDGSPRPAAARVGVDGQGSPFVDGPAAGSSSRIDGPPGQAAMRFEGPLVGAGASQFDGPHAGAGGAGALRFDGPPGQLAGALRFEGPPGQVGGGGPLRFEGPLGQIGGPLRFEGPAGQPVGGPRFEGPGVGLRFEGPRGQPSGGLRFEGPHGQPMGPRGQPGGGLRFEGPHGQPLGPHGQPGGGLRFEGPHLQPLGPHGQPGGGLRFEGPHGQPMGPHGPSGGGLRFEGPHGPSGLRLEGPHGQPGVGPRLIDGPVHQGAGGLRFDGPLGRAGPRFDGCHAAGFDGQPGQLSLLQRFDGIHGQPGPRFERVPGQQAQPRFDTPIPQRFDGPHQSASRFDLPLGLQGARFENVANHPASRLEMSPYGQGGPFVDHPGQGYNGPSHGMQFQRPDLFDGSPGPNFNGPAGPGAQNFPLRAAGHYFDEKGLQGPQYGNFNNMPMGSNQVSLMSAQPGSYSQGQQYLPNPGSFVQNPTALPHSYPDNHLGQLDVNELFAKLLSTGILKLSKTDSTSAQVNETSTQPAAEEEEDDQNEDQNVPDLTNFIVEELRQRYDSVINRLYTGIQCYSCGMRFTTSQTDVYADHLDWHYRQNRTEKDVSRKITHRRWYYSLTDWIEFEEIADLEERAKSQFFEKAHEEVVLKTQEAAKEKEFQSVPAGPAGAVESCEICQEQFEQYWDEEEEEWHLKNAIRVDEKIYHPSCYEDYQNTSSFDCTPSPSKTPVENPLNIMLNIVKQETEESCDSPKVKEEPDDTPPACAEESTPASTDIKTEPVESV; from the exons GCTCCTGCATCAGAGAAGCTCCCCGTTATGTATCTTATGGATTCCATTGTCAAGAATGTGGGAAGAGAGTATCTTACTGCATTTACTAAAAACCTAGTTGCAACATTTATTTGTGTATTTGAAAAG gTGGATGAAAATACTAGGAAAAGTTTATTTAAATTACGCTCCACATGGGAtgatatttttcctttgaagaaaCTGTATGCACTTGATGTCAGAGTCAACTCATTAGATCCTGCTTGGCCAATTAAACCTCTGCCCCCAAATGTGAATACTTCTAGCATCCATGTGAATCCTAAGTTTTTAAATAAATCG cCAGAGGAATCTGCTGCACCTACCTCTGCTGTCACTTCTGGTGCCTCTACTCCTCCAGCTGTTCCTGAAATACAAAAGAATTTGACACAGGAGCAACTCATAAGGCAGCAATTgcttgcaaagcaaaagcagttgTTAGAActtcaacaaaaaaaattagagctggagctggaacaGACTAAAGCACAGTTG gctGTATCTCTTAGTGTTCAGCAAGGATCATCTAGTGTAGCTTCAGTTCCAGCACCTTCCAAGCAACACATGTCTCCCACTCCTCATATGACAGTTAAACCACCTCATCAAACTACTGTgcaatctgaaaaaaataagcCATCCCCAAGTCCTCCACTTCATGATACAAAAATAGTAAATAGGGATCCTCGACTTAACAGGGTGGCTCAACATTCTTCCCATGCTAAAGATCAGTCTCATAGGAAAGAATTTCCACCAAGCATGACCAGTCAGTCTGATACCAAGGCTAACAAAACAACAcaggctgaaaaacaaaactcaacaaagcaagaaaaactgaaagcaagtgaaaaaacacagaagaaagaaattgacCAGTCAGAAGCAAAATCTAAATCACCCTCCCCTTTGAAAAATAAGATACCCAGTACTAAAGATACTAAAAGCCAAGAATGTGAAAGCACTAAAGTATCTGAAATTAGTAAGCGGGATCCAAGACTGAAGAGACATCTTCAAGATAAGTCAGAGGGCAAAGAGGATGaggtgaaagaaaagaggagaagtacagagaaaaaagaaaaagaggaacatAAGACAGGTGAACATagaccagcaggcagcagaaataAAGTAGTTAATGGTGCTGTTCAGAAACAAGACACGACTACAGAGGAGTCAGAAAAACAGGGTGGAAAACAAGGGAGATCAAGTAGTAGGAAACGGTCACGATCACGCTCTCCTAAAGCACGGTCACCATCCACACATTCTCCAAAAAGACGAGAGAGGAGATCACCCAAAAGACGACTTAGGAGTTTATCTCCCACTTCATCAACTCCTAAAGTTGGAAAGATACGACAGATAGGCACTAAGCAGTCTCACGTTGAAGAAAGCACACAGGCAGCAAGAGATGAAAGAAATTCTAATAAGAGAAATACTAAACAAGAGGTGCGAGATCCGAGGAGAGTGAAAAAAGCCCAAGAAGACAGGCCTCAAGAAACCGCAAGCCAGCATTCTACAAAAGCTTCTCCTGATCCAAAGGAGAATGCAGAAAACTGGCAAGGATCCAAATCAGGCAAGAGGTGGAAATCTGgttgggaagaaaataaaaa CTCACAGCAGAATGAGGAACACCAGGCACTTGGTAAGACCCCTCACCAAAGACACCGGGAAAACTGGCCTGCTAGTAAAGGAATTTTATCAGCCCGagcaccaaagcagcagcaccggTTAAGTGTGGATGCCAATCTACAGATTCCCAAAGAACTGACATCTGCAAGCAAGAGAGAATTACTTAAGAAG GCCAACGAACGCTTAACATCTGGTGAAATAACACAAGATGAGTTCCTCATGGTAGCTCATCAAATCCGACAGCTGTTCCAGTATCAGGAAGGAAAGCACCGATGTAGTGTCTGGGATAGCCCTACAGAGGAAAAATGTGGTTTGAAAAAGAAACCTCTTCTGTCAGATGCAGAATTAACATACTATGAACATAAAGCTAAACTGAAAAGAACACAAGTTCAGCATTCATTGTCAAGGCTTGATTTGCTGGATCCTGATGATCTTTTAGATTATCATATACCTGATGCATTGCTTTCTGGAATAGAATGTGATCAAGCAAAAGCCAAGCGTGGAGTGCAGTTTGACAGGAAAGAACCATTTGGAGAAAGGTCAAGGAGACACTCTCCTGTAAGTGGCACTAACAGATCATTTCCTGATAACCTCTCACCACTGGAGAGTCGACGAAGAATAGAGGAACAAAGTGCTACTAAAGGAGCAAGAGGTTCTAAGAACTTTGATCCTTACGACAACTGGGGAGAATCAGATGAGTTTAGAGATGCTCTCAGACAACAGGGGAAAAGCACAACAGAGTTCCAAAAAATTGATGGTGATGCAATCTGCAGATTTGATAATCGTGAAGACAGACAGCTTCTTGGGCAAGCTG GTGTTCGAGAGGAACCAAGATCACCTTTCAGTGAACGTTTCAAAAGAGCGAGGTTTGAAGATCCAGAGAAAGCACCGTTTCCAGAAAGTCCAGGATCAAGATTTGGAGGCattgaagcaaagcaaaggataACAGCACTAATGGAGGACAGACCTCTATTTGATGGCTCACCTAGACCGGctgctgcaagagttggggtaGATGGACAGGGAAGTCCTTTTGTTGATGGTCCTGCTGCTGGTTCAAGTTCCAGAATTGATGGGccacctggacaagctgctatGAGATTTGAGGGGCCTTTGGTGGGGGCAGGTGCATCTCAGTTTGATGGACCACatgcaggagcagggggagctgGAGCGCTAAGATTTGATGGGcccccagggcagctggcaggggccTTGAGGTTTGAAGGACCCCCCGGACAAGTTGGTGGAGGAGGTCCACTAAGGTTTGAGGGACCTCTTGGGCAGATAGGTGGGCCTTTGCGGTTTGAGGGGCCTGCAGGGCAGCCTGTAGGTGGTCCGAGATTTGAAGGACCTGGAGTTGGGCTCAGGTTTGAGGGTCCCCGTGGTCAGCCTTCAGGTGGTCTCAGGTTTGAGGGACCTCATGGTCAACCTATGGGGCCTCGAGGTCAACCAGGGGGTGGTCTCAGGTTTGAGGGACCCCATGGTCAGCCCTTGGGGCCTCATGGTCAACCAGGGGGTGGCCTCAGGTTTGAGGGACCACATTTACAGCCATTGGGGCCCCATGGTCAACCTGGAGGTGGCCTCAGATTTGAGGGCCCACATGGTCAGCCTATGGGGCCACATGGACCATCAGGTGGTGGGCTTAGGTTTGAGGGGCCACATGGACCATCAGGGCTCAGATTGGAAGGACCACATGGTCAGCCAGGTGTAGGTCCTAGGTTGATCGATGGACCAGTAcaccagggagctggtggactTAGATTTGATGGTCCTCTGGGTCGGGCTGGTCCCAGATTTGATGGTTGTCATGCAGCTGGGTTCGATGGTCAGCCTGGACAGCTGTCGCTCTTGCAAAGATTTGATGGAATtcatgggcagcctggcccaagATTTGAAAGGGTGCCTGGCCAACAGGCACAACCGCGATTTGATACACCCATACCTCAGAGATTTGATGGACCCCACCAGTCAGCCTCCAGATTTGACTTGCCCCTTGGCCTTCAAGGTGCACGTTTTGAAAATGTAGCTAACCACCCTGCCTCAAGACTAGAAATGTCACCATACGGACAAGGTGGTCCATTTGTTGACCATCCTGGACAGGGATACAATGGACCATCTCATGGGATGCAATTCCAGAGACCTGATCTGTTTGACGGGTCACCTGGACCAAATTTCAATGGGCCAGCTGGCCCAGGAGCACAGAATTTCCCGTTGAGAGCAGCTGGACATTACTTTGATGAAAAAGGTCTTCAAGGTCCTCAGTATGGAAACTTCAACAATATGCCAATGGGAAGTAACCAG GTTTCTCTCATGTCTGCTCAGCCAGGGTCTTACAGCCAAGGTCAACAGTATTTGCCAAATCCTGGAAGTTTCGTTCAGAACCCCACAG CCCTTCCACATTCCTACCCTGATAACCACCTTGGACAGCTTGATGTCAATGAGTTATTTGCTAAACTGCTGTCAACAGGGATCCTCAAACTGTCAAAAACTGATTCTACTTCAGCAC AAGTGAATGAAACCTCaacccagccagctgctgaagaggaagaagatgacCAGAATGAAGATCAGAATGTTCCAGACCTCACTAACTTCATAGTTGAAGAACTTAGACA GCGTTATGATAGTGTTATAAATCGCCTGTACACGGGAATTCAGTGTTACTCATGTGGAATGAGATTCACCACATCGCAGACAGATGTTTATGCAGATCATTTAGATTGGCATTATCGTCAAAACCGGACGGAGAAAGATGTTAGCAGGAAAATTACCCACAGAAGATGGTACTACAGTTTAACG GACTGGATTGAATTTGAAGAAATAGCTGATCTAGAGGAGCGTGCAAAAAGCCAGTTCTTTGAAAAAGCCCATGAAGAGGTTGTGTTGAAGACACAAGAAGCTGCGAAAGAGAAGGAGTTTCAGAGTGTCCCTGCTGGACCAGCTGGAGCAGTTGAG AGCTGTGAAATTTGCCAAGAGCAATTTGAACAGTACTgggatgaggaagaggaagagtggCACCTGAAGAATGCAATCAGAGTAGATGAAAAG ATTTACCATCCATCTTGCTATGAAGATTACCAGAAT ACATCATCATTTGATTGCACACCATCTCCCAGCAAGACTCCTGTAGAAAATCCTCTAAACATAATGTTGAACATTGTTAAGCAGGAAACAGAAGAGTCCTGTGACTCACCTAAAGTCAAAGAAGAACCTGATGACACCCCTCCTGCCTGTGCAGAAGAGAGCACGCCTGCATCTACAGATATTAAAACAGAACCTGTTGAGTCTGTTTAA